One Spinacia oleracea cultivar Varoflay chromosome 4, BTI_SOV_V1, whole genome shotgun sequence DNA segment encodes these proteins:
- the LOC110805992 gene encoding uncharacterized protein, which translates to MKSPVETRDSSLYCKFHCDVGHETKDCKSLRRALDGLAAKGFLKSYLSASTGGSGKKFYKKSKSPSYRRDDNDTDPEIVAVISGGLAAGGPTMRGQKDYASRLGQVMLSGKTPIDHFPKVEICESDRGKIATPHDDPLVIELKVANLKVRRILVDTGSSSDIISRACLNRLEHDPKTIEKIHYPIIGFRGGIIHPQGIITLPLRTSWRPASK; encoded by the coding sequence ATGAAGTCGCCGGTGGAAACTCGGGACAGCTCGCTTTACTGTAAGTTCCATTGTGATGTGGGACATGAAACAAAAGATTGCAAGTCTCTACGAAGAGCTCTTGATGGATTAGCCGCCAAAGGGTTTCTGAAATCCTATCTTAGCGCGAGCACAGGGGGAAGTGGTAAAAAATTCTACAAGAAAAGCAAGTCACCGTCATACCGACGTGATGACAACGACACTGACCCAGAAATTGTGGCCGTCATCTCAGGAGGTCTAGCCGCTGGGGGCCCAACAATGAGAGGTCAAAAAGACTATGCAAGCCGGTTGGGACAGGTCATGTTGTCTGGAAAAACTCCAATTGACCATTTCCCTAAAGTGGAGATTTGTGAATCTGACAGGGGCAAGATCGCCACTCCTCATGACGACCCCTTGGTTATTGAATTGAAGGTAGCAAACCTCAAAGTAAGGCGTATTTTAGTAGATACGGGGAGTTCGTCAGACATTATCAGCAGAGCTTGTCTAAATCGTCTTGAGCATGACCCAAAGACAATTGAAAAGATACATTATCCGATCATTGGATTCAGAGGCGGCATAATTCATCCCCAGGGGATAATCACTTTGCCCCTACGTACGAGTTGGAGGCCGGCATCAAAGTAA